One genomic region from Yamadazyma tenuis chromosome 4, complete sequence encodes:
- the FDH1_2 gene encoding formate dehydrogenase (NAD+) (BUSCO:EOG09262PIH; EggNog:ENOG503NVMR; COG:Q) — protein sequence MSDTTGKTITCKAAVAWEAGKPLSIEDVEVAPPKAHEVRIKILNTGVCHTDAFTLSGVDPEGEFPVILGHEGAGLVESIGEGVTSVKVGDHVVALYTPECKECKFCLSGKTNLCGKIRATQGKGVMPDGTSRFTCKGKSLLHFMGCSTFSQYTVVADISVVAVNPKASFEKTCLLGCGITTGYGAATITGDVQEGDNVAVFGAGCVGLSVVQGAAQRKCGKIIVVDINDKKEEWAKKFGATHFVNSATLPEGTTIVDKLIELTDGGCDYTFDCTGNVHVMRNALEACHKGWGTSIIIGVAAAGREISTRPFQLVTGRVWKGAAFGGVKGRSQLPGIVDDYLEGKLRVDDFITHRHSLDKINTAFEDMHNGDCIRAVLEL from the exons ATGTCTGACACCACTGGAAAA ACTATCACCTGTAAAGCTGCCGTTGCTTGGGAAGCTGGTAAACCTTTAAGCATTGAAGATGTCGAGGTTGCTCCTCCAAAAGCCCATGAAGTTCGTATCAAAATCCTCAATACTGGAGTTTGTCACACTGACGCCTTCACTTTGAGTGGAGTCGATCCTGAAGGAGAGTTCCCTGTGATTTTGGGACACGAAGGTGCTGGGTTGGTGGAAAGTATAGGAGAAGGTGTCACCAGTGTCAAGGTTGGAGACCATGTGGTTGCTCTTTACACTCCCGAATGTAAGGAATGTAAGTTTTGTTTGAGCGGAAAGACCAACTTGTGTGGTAAAATTAGAGCCACTCAAGGTAAAGGAGTGATGCCAGATGGTACTTCTCGGTTCACTTGTAAAGGGAAGTCGTTGTTGCACTTTATGGGATGTTCGACATTTTCCCAGTACACGGTGGTGGCGGATATTTCGGTTGTTGCTGTCAATCCAAAGGCTTCGTTTGAGAAGACCTGTTTGTTGGGATGTGGTATAACCACCGGATACGGAGCTGCCACCATTACTGGTGATGTCCAAGAAGGTGATAATGTCGCGGTGTTTGGTGCTGGATGTGTGGGGTTGTCAGTTGTACAAGGAGCAGCCCAAAGAAAGTGTGGTAAGATCATTGTGGTGgatatcaatgataagAAGGAAGAATGggccaagaagtttggtgCTACCCATTTCGTAAACTCTGCCACATTACCTGAAGGTACCACCATTGTGGATAAGTTGATTGAGTTGACCGATGGTGGATGTGATTACACTTTTGACTGTACTGGTAATGTTCATGTCATGAGAAATGCTTTGGAAGCCTGTCATAAAGGATGGGGTACTTCTATCATTATTGGGgttgctgctgctggaAGGGAAATTTCCACCAGACCATTCCAATTAGTGACTGGAAGAGTATGGAAAGGTGCTGCTTTTGGAGGGGTTAAGGGAAGAAGTCAATTGCCTGgaattgttgatgattaCTTGGAAGGTAAATTGagagttgatgatttcattaCCCACAGACACTCATTggacaaaatcaacactgcttttgaagacatGCACAATGGTGACTGTATTCGTGCTGTGCTTGAGTTATGA
- the IDH2 gene encoding NAD-dependent isocitrate dehydrogenase (COG:C; EggNog:ENOG503NVMJ): MFRQLTRRSAVIPQFTRSYIPGQFTGAKKANGKYTVTLIEGDGIGPEISEAVKEIYAAADVPIEWEPVDVTPLLIDGKTTLPQPAVDSVNKNLVALKGPLATPVGKGHSSMNLTLRRTFNLFANVRPCQSVQGFETPYKNVDTVLIRENTEGEYSGIEHTIVPGVVQSIKLITKPASEKVIRYAFEYAKSVNKPHVLVVHKASIMKLSDGLFVETAKEVGKEYPDVSLDYELLDNTSLKLASDPSDYKNIVMVMPNLYGDIMSDLSSGLIGGLGLTPSANMGNTVSIFEAVHGSAPDIAGKGLANPTALLLSSVMMLRHMSLNDYADKIDAAVKKTIASGPANRTGDLRGTASTQHFTAQVISNL; encoded by the coding sequence ATGTTCAGACAATTAACCAGAAGATCCGCCGTGATCCCTCAGTTTACCAGATCCTATATCCCCGGTCAATTCACTGGTGCCAAGAAGGCCAACGGTAAATATACCGTCACTTTAATCGAAGGTGACGGAATCGGCCCCGAAATCTCTGAAGCTGTCAAAGAGATTTATGCCGCTGCTGACGTCCCAATCGAATGGGAACCTGTTGATGTCACTCCTTTGTTGATTGATGGTAAGACCACATTACCCCAACCTGCCGTCGATTCggtcaacaaaaacttggttGCCTTAAAAGGACCTTTGGCTACTCCGGTTGGTAAGGGACATTCTTCTATGAACTTGACCTTAAGAAgaaccttcaacttgtttgCCAACGTCAGACCTTGTCAGAGTGTTCAAGGTTTCGAAACCCCATACAAGAATGTCGACACCGTGTTGATCAGAGAAAACACCGAAGGTGAATACTCGGGTATTGAACACACCATTGTTCCCGGTGTGGTCCAGTcgatcaagttgatcaccaagCCAGCGTCTGAAAAAGTCATCAGATACGCCTTTGAATACGCCAAGAGTGTCAACAAGCCTCACGTGTTGGTGGTCCACAAGGCTTCAATCATGAAGTTATCTGATGGATTATTCGTTGAAACGGCTAAGGAAGTGGGTAAGGAATACCCAGATGTTTCTTTGGACTATGAATTGTTGGACAACACctccttgaagttggccTCCGACCCAAGTGACTACAAGAACATTGTGATGGTGATGCCTAACTTGTACGGTGATATCATGTCTGATTTGTCCTCTGGTTTGATTGGAGGTTTGGGTTTGACTCCCTCTGCCAACATGGGTAACACCGTGTCTATCTTTGAAGCCGTCCATGGTTCTGCCCCAGATATTGCCGGTAAGGGATTGGCCAACCCAACTGCTCTTTTGTTGTCTTCGGTCATGATGTTGAGACACATGTCTTTGAACGATTACGCCGATAAGATCGATGCTGCTGTCAAGAAGACCATTGCCTCTGGTCCTGCTAACAGAACCGGTGACTTGAGAGGAACAGCTTCTACTCAACACTTTACTGCGCAAGTCATCAGCAACTTGTAA
- the EFT2 gene encoding translation elongation factor 2 (EggNog:ENOG503NW98; COG:J) produces MVAFTIEQIRDLMDKVTNVRNMSVIAHVDHGKSTLTDSLVQKAGIISAAKAGEARFTDTRKDEQERGITIKSTAISLYAAMEEDDVKEIKQKTVGNSFLINLIDSPGHVDFSSEVTAALRVTDGALVVVDCIEGVCVQTETVLRQSLGERIKPVVVINKIDRALLELQVTKEDLYQSFSRTIESVNVIISTYVDPVLGDCQVYPYHGTVAFASGLHGWAFTVRQFATRYSKKFGVDRQKMMERLWGDSYFNPKTKKWTNKDKDADGKTLERAFNMFVLDPIFRLFNAIMNFKKAEIPTLLEKLEINLKGDEKELEGKALLKVVMRKFLPAAEALLEMIVIHLPSPVTAQAYRAETLYEGPADDSSCQSIKNCDPKGDLMVYISKMVPTSDKGRFYAFGRVFSGTVKSGQKVRIQGPNYQVGKKEDLFIKAVQRTVLMMGRFVEPIDDCPAGNIVGLVGIDQFLLKSGTITNNESSHNMKVMKFSVSPVVEVAVEVKNANDLPKLVEGLKRLSKSDPCVLTYMSESGEHIVAGSGELHLEICLSDLQNDHAGIPLKISSPVVSYRETVEGESSMVALSKSPNKHNRIYVKAQALDEEVSVDIENGTVNPRDDFKARARILADKHGWDVTDARKIWCFGPDGNGPNLVVDQTKAVQYLNEIKDSVVAAFQWATKEGPIFGENLRSVRVNILDVTMHADAIHRGGGQIIPTMRRVTYAAMLLAEPAIQEPVFLCEIQCPENAIGGIYSVLNKKRGQVISEEQRPGTPLFTIKAYLPVNESFGFTGDLRQATGGQAFPQMIFDHWAVLGGDPTDPTSKPGAIVKGKRERAGMKPEVPGYQEYYDKL; encoded by the exons ATGG TTGCTTTTACAATTGAACAGATCCGTGACTTGATGGACAAGGTTACCAACGTGCGTAACATGTCTGTCATTGCTCACGTCGATCACGGTAAGTCGACCTTGACCGACTCCTTGGTCCAAAAGGCTGGTATTATTTCTGCTGCTAAGGCCGGTGAAGCTAGATTCACTGATACCAGAAAGgatgaacaagaaagaggTATTACTATCAAGTCCACCGCCATCTCCTTATATGCTGCtatggaagaagatgatgttAAGGAAATCAAGCAAAAGACCGTTGGTAACTCTTTCTTGATTAACTTGATTGACTCCCCCGGTCACGTTGATTTCTCTTCTGAAGTCACTGCTGCTTTGAGAGTCACTGATGGTGCTttggttgttgttgactGTATCGAAGGTGTGTGTGTGCAAACCGAAACTGTCTTGAGACAATCTTTGGGTGAAAGAATTAAGCCAGTTGTGgttatcaacaagatcgaCAGAGCTTTGTTGGAATTGCAAGTCACCAAGGAAGATTTGTACCAATCTTTCTCCAGAACTATTGAATCCGTTAACGTGATTATTTCCACCTATGTTGACCCAGTTTTGGGTGACTGTCAAGTCTACCCATACCACGGTACCGTTGCTTTCGCTTCTGGTTTACACGGTTGGGCTTTCACCGTCAGACAATTTGCTACTAGATactccaagaagtttggtgTTGACAGACAAAAGATGATGGAAAGATTGTGGGGTGACTCTTACTTTAACCCAAAGACCAAGAAGTGGACCAACAAGGACAAGGACGCTGATGGAAAGACTTTGGAAAGAGCTTTCAACATGTTCGTTTTGGACCCAATCTTCAGATTGTTTAACGCCATcatgaacttcaagaaggcTGAAATCCCAACCttgttggaaaagttggaaatcaacttgaagggtGACGaaaaggaattggaaggtAAGGCTTTGTTGAAGGTCGTTATGAGAAAGTTCTTGCCAGCTGCCGAAGCtttgttggaaatgattGTCATTCACTTGCCATCTCCAGTTACTGCTCAAGCTTACAGAGCTGAAACTTTGTACGAAGGTCCAGCTGATGACTCTTCTTGTCAATCCATTAAGAACTGTGACCCTAAGGGTGACTTGATGGTTTACATCTCCAAGATGGTCCCAACCTCCGATAAGGGTAGATTCTACGCTTTCGGTCGTGTTTTCTCTGGTACCGTGAAATCTGGTCAAAAGGTCAGAATTCAAGGTCCTAACTACCAAGTTGGTAAGAAGGAAGACTTGTTCATCAAGGCTGTTCAAAGAACCGTTTTGATGATGGGTAGATTCGTCGAACCAATCGATGACTGTCCAGCTGGTAACATTGTTGGTTTGGTTGGTATCGATCAatttttgttgaaatccGGTactatcaccaacaacgaATCTTCTCACAACATGAAGGTTATGAAGTTCTCTGTCTCCCCAGTTGTGGAAGTTGCCGTTGAAGTTAAGAACGCCAACGATTTGCCAAAATTGGTTGAAGgtttgaagagattgtCCAAGTCTGACCCATGTGTTTTGACCTACATGTCCGAATCCGGTGAACATATTGTTGCTGGTTCCGGTGAATTGCACTTGGAAATTTGTTTGTCTGATTTGCAAAACGATCACGCTGGTATTCCATTGAAGATCTCCTCCCCAGTTGTTTCTTACAGAGAAACTGTTGAAGGTGAATCCTCCATGGTTGCTTTATCTAAGTCTCCAAACAAGCATAACAGAATCTACGTCAAGGCTCAAgctttggatgaagaagtttccgttgatattgaaaacGGTACCGTCAACCCAAGAGATGATTTCAAGGCTAGAGCCAGAATTTTGGCTGACAAGCACGGATGGGACGTCACTGATGCCAGAAAGATTTGGTGTTTCGGTCCAGATGGTAACGGTCCTAACTTGGTTGTTGACCAAACTAAGGCCGTCCAatacttgaatgaaatcaaggaTTCCGTGGTTGCTGCTTTCCAATGGGCTACCAAGGAAGGTCCaatctttggtgaaaacTTGAGATCTGTCAGAGTTAACATCTTGGATGTGACTATGCACGCCGATGCTATCCACAGAGGTGGTGGTCAAATCATCCCAACCATGAGAAGAGTCACCTACGCTGCCATGTTGTTGGCTGAACCAGCCATTCAAGAACCAGTGTTTTTGTGTGAAATCCAATGTCCAGAAAACGCCATTGGTGGTATCTACTCGgttttgaacaagaagagaGGTCAAGTTATTTCTGAAGAACAAAGACCAGGTACTCCATTGTTTACCATCAAAGCTTACTTGCCAGTTAACGAATCTTTCGGTTTCACCGGTGATTTGAGACAGGCTACTGGTGGTCAAGCTTTCCCTCAAATGATCTTTGACCATTGGGCCGTTTTGGGAGGTGACCCAACTGACCCAACCTCTAAGCCAGGTGCGATTGTTAAAGGAAAGAGAGAACGTGCTGGTATGAAACCAGAAGTTCCAGGTTACCAAGAATACTACGATAAGTTGTAA
- the AMO1 gene encoding peroxisomal copper amine oxidase (EggNog:ENOG503NTVH; COG:Q) — translation MERLQQVASQVTSAVSAPAAPAHPLDPLSPQEIKYVTSIVKEKYSGKTLNFNTVTLREPPKNLYYNWKEKKGPLPPRLAYFVVIEQDVTAVQEGVVDIPTGQIIQLKQTEGVQPILTTKDLSDTEEIVRNDPNVIAQVVLSGLDKSEMKNIYCDSWTIGYDERWGASRRLQQALIYWRSHEDDSHYSHPLDFCPIVDMNAGKVIFIDIPTKRRKVSKHKHTGFHPRDVASKFGTKENPSGYRQDDTPINITQPNGVSFNMQGNVMEWSNFKFHIGFNYREGIVLSDVNYNDHGNTRSLFHRISLSEMIVPYGCPDFPHQRKHALDIGEYGAGYCTNPLSLGCDCKGVIHYLDAHFVDKFGDPSTIRNAVCIHEEDDGILFKHSDFRDDFQTTINTRGKKLIISQIFTAANYEYCLYWTLRQDGTIKLEVRLTGILNTYICDEDEDIGPWGTIVYPKVNAHNHQHLFSLRIHPRIDGEGNSAATSDACPSPYPTGSPENVYGNGFYAKKTVFKTVKDSLTQAESKYARTWDMFNPKSINKYSGKPASYKLVSTFCPPVLAQPGSLVRKRAPWAEHTTQVVPYKDEDFGYGTLYPSGDHVAQWSGDGLRGMRKWIGDGTDNVENTDIVFFHTFGITHFPSPEDFPVMPTEIFDLMLRPRHIFTENPVLDIKPSYSKMTSEVRTGAKGLDSCSLNVDSTSRLAFNKTSSSSDSCCSKK, via the coding sequence ATGGAAAGATTACAACAAGTCGCTTCACAGGTGACCTCCGCGGTGTCTGCTCCTGCGGCCCCTGCTCATCCTTTGGACCCGTTATCCCCTCAAGAGATCAAGTACGTCACTTCGATTGTCAAGGAGAAATACCTGGGTAAAACCCTTAATTTCAACACCGTTACTTTAAGAGAACCTCCAAAGAACCTTTACTACAACtggaaggaaaagaagggTCCATTACCTCCTCGTTTGGCCTATTTTGTTGTTATCGAACAGGATGTTACAGCAGTTCAAGAAGGTGTGGTTGATATTCCAACTGGCCAGATCATCCAATTAAAGCAGACTGAAGGTGTGCAACCAATCTTGACCACCAAGGATTTGTCTGATACCGAAGAGATTGTCAGAAATGATCCAAATGTCATTGCTCAAGTTGTACTCTCGGGTTTGGACAAGAGTGAAATGAAGAACATTTACTGTGATTCTTGGACCATTGGATACGATGAAAGATGGGGTGCTTCCAGAAGATTGCAACAAGCGTTGATATACTGGAGAAGCCACGAGGATGATTCTCATTACTCCCATCCCTTGGATTTCTGCCCCATTGTCGATATGAATGCTGGTAAGGTTATCTTTATTGATATTCCtaccaagagaagaaaagtatccaaacacaaacacacGGGTTTCCACCCAAGAGATGTTGCTTCTAAGTTCGGAACCAAGGAAAACCCATCTGGTTACAGACAAGATGATACTCCTATCAACATTACTCAACCAAATGGggtttctttcaacatGCAAGGAAATGTCATGGAATggtccaacttcaagttccacATTGGTTTTAACTACAGGGAAGGTATTGTGTTGAGTGATGTCAACTACAATGACCACGGCAATACCAGGTCTTTGTTCCACAGAATCTCTTTGTCGGAAATGATTGTTCCTTATGGATGTCCCGACTTTCCTCACCAGAGAAAACATGCGTTGGATATTGGTGAATATGGTGCTGGTTACTGTACTAACCCATTATCATTGGGATGTGACTGTAAAGGAGTGATCCATTACTTGGATGCCCATTTTGTCGATAAGTTTGGTGACCCTTCTACCATCAGAAATGCTGTCTGTATCcacgaagaagacgatgggattttgttcaagcaCTCCGACTTCAGAGACGATTTCCaaaccaccatcaacaccagaggtaagaagttgatcatcTCTCAAATCTTCACCGCCGCTAACTACGAATACTGTTTATACTGGACCTTGAGACAAGATGGTACCATTAAGTTGGAGGTCAGATTGACCGGGATCTTGAACACCTACATTTGtgacgaagatgaggatATTGGACCATGGGGAACCATTGTTTACCCCAAGGTCAATGCCCACAATCACCAGCACTTGTTCTCCTTGAGAATCCACCCTAGAATTGATGGTGAGGGTAACTCTGCCGCCACGTCGGATGCTTGTCCTTCGCCTTATCCAACTGGATCTCCTGAAAACGTCTATGGTAATGGGTTCTATGCAAAGAAAACCGTATTTAAGACCGTCAAGGATTCGTTGACCCAAGCAGAATCAAAGTATGCCAGAACCTGGGACATGTTTAACCCcaagtccatcaacaagtactCCGGGAAGCCCGCATCTTACAAGTTGGTGTCTACCTTCTGTCCTCCGGTGTTGGCTCAACCCGGCTCATTGGTGAGAAAAAGAGCTCCATGGGCTGAACACACCACACAAGTTGTTCCATACAAAGACGAGGACTTTGGATACGGTACGTTGTATCCATCAGGTGACCATGTTGCTCAATggagtggtgatggtttGAGAGGAATGAGAAAGTggattggtgatggaaCCGATAATGTTGAAAACACTGACATTGTGTTTTTCCACACCTTCGGTATCACCCACTTCCCATCCCCAGAAGACTTCCCCGTCATGCCAACTGAGATATTCGACTTGATGTTGAGACCAAGACATATTTTCACAGAAAACCCTGTGCTCGATATCAAGCCTTCGTACTCCAAGATGACTTCAGAAGTCAGAACGGGGGCCAAGGGTTTGGATTCATGTTCTTTGAACGTTGACTCCACTTCCAGATTGGCGTTCAACAAGacatcatcgtcatctgACTCGTGTTGCTCTAAGAAGTAG
- the ade5 gene encoding Bifunctional purine biosynthetic protein ADE5,7 (EggNog:ENOG503P2A1; COG:G), with protein sequence MKLITVLISGSGSNLQALIDAQASNSLGNGNITHVISSSASAYGLQRAQAAQIPTTIHQLKTYYKGIPKENTQERTQKRHQFNVDLANLLIYGNIEGNPDAQYTKPHLIVCAGWMLILSPQVLEPLEKAGITIINLHPALPGAFDGTHAIERAWKAGQAGEIAEAGVMIHKVITEVDRGQPVLVKRLEVGKPQETLEEYEKRVHDLEHIAIVEGTNMVLKEL encoded by the coding sequence ATGAAGCTCATCACCGTACTAATATCCGGATCTGGGTCCAATCTCCAAGCCCTCATCGATGCCCAAGCATCCAACAGTCTTGGAAACGGTAACATCACCCACGTGATCTCCTCTAGTGCCAGTGCGTATGGTCTCCAGCGTGCACAAGCAGCCCAAATCCCCACCACGATCCACCAGTTGAAGACCTACTACAAAGGAATCCCCAAAGAAAACACACAAGAACGTACACAAAAACGCCACCAATTCAACGTGGACTTGGCTAATCTATTGATCTATGGCAACATCGAAGGAAACCCAGATGCCCAATACACCAAACCTCATTTGATTGTATGCGCCGGATGGATGTTAATCTTGTCACCACAAGTGTTGGAACCATTAGAAAAAGCCGgtatcaccatcatcaattTGCACCCGGCATTACCAGGAGCCTTTGACGGAACCCATGCAATTGAGCGGGCATGGAAGGCTGGCCAGGCAGGAGAAATCGCCGAAGCTGGGGTGATGATTCACAAAGTTATAACTGAGGTCGACAGAGGTCAGCCGGTATTGGTGAAGCGTTTGGAGGTGGGGAAGCCACAAGAGACTTTGGAGGAATACGAGAAACGAGTACATGACTTAGAACACATAGCCATTGTGGAAGGCACCAAcatggtgttgaaagaattaTAG